Proteins found in one Microbacterium sp. LWS13-1.2 genomic segment:
- a CDS encoding lysylphosphatidylglycerol synthase transmembrane domain-containing protein, whose protein sequence is MPPRLRMAVRIVAALAVVVATAAVVGAAPFVEGLASISPWTILAAVALAAVATAAAAWRWRLVSTGFGLPLAWGDAFTAYYRSQFLNTVLPGGIVGDVQRAYLHGSDHDRLDLAARAVAAERIAGQLVQIVLTLAILLPLGLTSPLAPLAWLSGGVVVVALAAVAAVAFSRRGRSLLDREYRLLRPVVSRPLTLLAITGASVVVVAAHAATFVVAGLAAGVHAGAAELALVALIVLGGAAIPLSIGGWGPREAVAAAAFALAGLGAAAGVAVSTAFGVLNVVAVAPGAIALLADRFRSPRQRGIIGRRRSV, encoded by the coding sequence ATGCCCCCTCGGCTGCGGATGGCGGTGCGGATCGTGGCGGCGCTCGCGGTCGTGGTCGCGACGGCTGCCGTGGTCGGCGCCGCGCCATTCGTGGAAGGACTCGCCTCCATCTCGCCGTGGACGATCCTTGCCGCCGTCGCGCTCGCGGCGGTCGCGACAGCCGCTGCGGCCTGGAGGTGGCGGCTGGTCTCGACGGGGTTCGGCCTGCCGCTGGCGTGGGGGGACGCGTTCACCGCCTACTACCGCTCGCAGTTCCTCAACACCGTGCTTCCCGGTGGGATCGTGGGCGACGTGCAGCGCGCGTATCTGCACGGCAGCGACCACGACCGGCTGGATCTCGCCGCGCGCGCGGTGGCGGCCGAACGCATCGCCGGTCAGCTCGTGCAGATCGTGCTGACCCTCGCGATCCTGCTCCCGCTGGGGCTGACCTCGCCGCTGGCTCCGCTGGCGTGGCTCAGCGGAGGCGTCGTCGTGGTCGCGCTCGCCGCCGTCGCCGCCGTGGCCTTCAGTCGGCGGGGGCGCTCGCTGCTCGACCGCGAGTACCGCCTGCTGCGGCCCGTGGTGTCCCGGCCGCTGACGCTGCTCGCGATCACCGGTGCGTCGGTCGTCGTCGTCGCTGCGCACGCGGCCACCTTCGTCGTCGCGGGTCTGGCGGCGGGGGTGCACGCCGGAGCCGCCGAACTCGCCCTCGTGGCGCTGATCGTGCTCGGCGGGGCCGCGATCCCGCTCAGCATCGGGGGCTGGGGGCCGCGCGAGGCGGTCGCTGCCGCCGCCTTCGCCCTTGCGGGGCTGGGTGCCGCCGCAGGCGTCGCCGTCTCGACCGCGTTCGGCGTGCTGAACGTCGTCGCCGTCGCCCCCGGAGCCATAGCACTGCTGGCGGACCGCTTCCGTTCCCCGCGGCAGAGGGGCATCATCGGGAGGAGGAGATCCGTATGA
- a CDS encoding SAM-dependent methyltransferase: MTSISTATAGWLALRAPADDAARSPELAHELARMLAAVSAPVVLHDLGAGTGSMTRWLAPRLPGPQQWVLRDGDAEIVEHLDLSAVADAAGRPVDAHVVVEDLAELPSETFRGAAAVTASALLDVITRAEAAHVVAACVAAGAPALFSLTVTGAVRLRPSEAHDAVERALGAAFDDHQRRDVDGRRMLGPDAVAVTAGLFADAGWNVRRAATPWRLKRRDGPLVAEWLDGWVAAAVEWRPELAEDAAAYRRRRQAQAAAGRLRVTVSHEDLLAWPG, encoded by the coding sequence ATGACCTCGATCTCGACGGCGACAGCCGGCTGGCTCGCGCTGCGGGCGCCGGCCGACGATGCTGCTCGCTCTCCGGAGCTCGCACACGAGCTCGCCCGCATGCTGGCCGCAGTGTCCGCGCCTGTGGTGCTGCACGACCTCGGCGCGGGAACCGGGTCGATGACCCGCTGGCTCGCGCCGCGGCTTCCGGGGCCGCAGCAGTGGGTGCTCCGCGACGGGGACGCTGAGATCGTGGAGCACCTCGACCTCAGCGCGGTCGCCGACGCCGCCGGCCGGCCCGTCGACGCGCACGTCGTCGTCGAGGACCTCGCCGAACTCCCGAGCGAGACCTTCCGGGGGGCCGCGGCGGTGACGGCATCCGCTCTCCTCGATGTGATCACGCGGGCCGAGGCCGCCCACGTCGTCGCAGCCTGTGTCGCCGCGGGCGCTCCCGCGCTCTTCAGCCTCACCGTCACCGGGGCGGTGAGGCTGCGGCCGTCCGAGGCGCACGATGCGGTCGAGCGTGCCCTCGGCGCCGCGTTCGACGACCACCAGCGACGCGACGTCGACGGGCGGCGGATGCTGGGGCCCGACGCGGTCGCCGTGACAGCGGGTCTCTTCGCCGACGCGGGCTGGAACGTGCGCCGAGCGGCGACGCCGTGGCGCCTGAAGCGGCGGGACGGTCCCCTCGTCGCGGAGTGGCTGGACGGGTGGGTCGCTGCCGCCGTGGAATGGCGGCCGGAGCTCGCCGAGGACGCGGCGGCGTACCGCCGGCGTCGTCAGGCGCAGGCCGCAGCCGGCCGGCTGCGGGTCACCGTGTCGCACGAGGACCTGCTGGCGTGGCCCGGCTGA
- a CDS encoding glycosyltransferase family 4 protein, translating into MTSGPSVRFLAPEGVDDPRRVSGGNVYDRHIRDGLAARGWTVEALEVADAGEAASALRGADDDTLVLVDGLVAGWVPAALEEEASRLRLVMLAHMVVAAFPDATAAAVDAERRALGVARAVIVTSRWTAGELVRRGLTDPSRITVAVPGVQHVDAGAPASDKALLCVGVLAPHKGQDTLLDALARLRTPDWTCAIVGSSEPFPRFAAAIAEHAAAFDGRVQLTGVLDEDGLAAAYDRSALLIAPSRVESWGMAIADARARGIPVVGSEAGGIPDALAGGGGLLVRPDDPAALADALEKWMSDPPLRARLRREAVVARTSLPTWSDTVADVARALEAA; encoded by the coding sequence GTGACGAGCGGACCCTCGGTCCGTTTCCTCGCCCCCGAAGGGGTCGACGATCCGCGTCGCGTGAGCGGCGGCAACGTCTACGACCGGCACATCCGCGACGGGCTGGCCGCGCGCGGCTGGACCGTCGAGGCTCTCGAGGTTGCGGATGCCGGGGAAGCGGCATCCGCTCTCCGCGGTGCAGACGACGACACGCTGGTGCTCGTGGACGGACTCGTGGCCGGCTGGGTGCCGGCGGCTCTCGAAGAGGAGGCGTCGCGCCTGCGCCTGGTGATGCTGGCCCACATGGTGGTGGCCGCGTTCCCCGACGCGACGGCTGCTGCGGTGGATGCCGAGCGCCGCGCGCTGGGGGTCGCCCGCGCGGTGATCGTGACGAGCCGCTGGACCGCCGGTGAGCTGGTGCGGCGCGGACTGACCGATCCGTCGCGGATCACCGTCGCCGTCCCGGGCGTGCAGCATGTGGATGCCGGCGCGCCGGCATCCGACAAGGCCCTGCTCTGCGTGGGGGTGCTGGCGCCGCACAAGGGGCAGGACACGCTGCTCGACGCGCTCGCACGGCTGCGAACGCCGGACTGGACCTGCGCCATCGTCGGGTCGTCCGAGCCGTTCCCGCGGTTCGCCGCAGCCATCGCCGAGCATGCGGCGGCGTTCGACGGCCGGGTGCAGCTCACCGGCGTCCTCGACGAGGACGGCCTCGCCGCGGCATACGACCGGAGCGCACTGCTCATCGCGCCGTCGCGGGTCGAGAGCTGGGGCATGGCGATCGCCGATGCGCGAGCCAGGGGGATCCCGGTCGTCGGCTCGGAGGCCGGCGGCATACCCGACGCGCTCGCCGGCGGGGGCGGTCTCCTCGTCCGCCCCGACGACCCGGCCGCGCTGGCCGATGCCTTGGAGAAGTGGATGTCGGACCCGCCGCTGCGGGCACGACTCCGGCGCGAGGCGGTCGTGGCCCGCACCTCACTGCCGACGTGGTCCGACACCGTGGCAGACGTCGCCCGCGCACTGGAGGCGGCATGA